The Streptomyces sp. NBC_01275 genome has a segment encoding these proteins:
- a CDS encoding cupin domain-containing protein produces the protein MTHSFVLHIPDADLEPDPLDPGQIVSGTPEVTGKVVWESADGTQIRGIWQITPGVVTDTEADELFVVISGSATIEVEGGETLRVGPGDLAVLRAGDRTTWTVHETLRKAYAISL, from the coding sequence ATGACCCACAGCTTCGTTCTCCACATCCCCGACGCCGACCTCGAGCCCGATCCGCTCGACCCGGGGCAGATCGTCTCCGGGACGCCCGAGGTGACCGGGAAGGTGGTGTGGGAGTCGGCGGACGGCACGCAGATCCGCGGGATCTGGCAGATCACGCCGGGCGTCGTCACCGACACCGAGGCGGACGAGCTGTTCGTGGTGATCAGCGGGTCGGCCACGATCGAGGTCGAGGGCGGCGAGACCCTACGGGTCGGCCCCGGCGACCTGGCCGTGCTGCGCGCGGGCGACCGTACGACGTGGACGGTGCACGAGACGCTGCGCAAGGCGTACGCGATCAGTCTGTGA
- a CDS encoding serine hydrolase, with product MTHPYIRLSRGAVAAAAVGALVVPATGGAALALPSSSAATVSAVAATDPPSPSASSSGDGVRELTPAVQQQVDDAVQRVMEQANVPGVAVGIWTPDKGQYVKAFGVADKETGREMTPDLYMRIGSETKTFTVTALLELVDQGKIGLDDTIGTYIDGVPNGDEITLRQLAGMRSGLFNYSADEDFFKALTSDPTRPFTPQQLLDYSFKHPVLFPPGKEFYYCNTNLILLGLVVEKISGQPLGKYIQQHILDRAGMEHTLFPTGAEFPEPHSQGYTNQTATGKVEDSADWNPSWGWAAGAMISRLQDLRIWARTVATGVLPDGDTLISPDTQKQRLITPPTTIPGAGYGLGIFNVQGWIGHNGSLPGYESLTIYLPSARATLVVVLNTDIDYKNQEPSTVFGDAITKIISPDHVFNLPAEPTAR from the coding sequence ATGACACACCCGTACATCCGACTGAGCAGAGGGGCCGTCGCCGCCGCCGCGGTCGGCGCGCTGGTGGTGCCGGCCACGGGCGGGGCCGCTCTGGCGCTGCCGTCCTCGTCCGCCGCGACGGTCTCGGCCGTCGCCGCCACCGATCCGCCCTCGCCCTCCGCGTCCTCCTCGGGCGACGGCGTCCGTGAACTCACCCCCGCCGTGCAGCAGCAGGTCGACGACGCCGTGCAACGGGTCATGGAGCAGGCGAACGTCCCGGGCGTCGCCGTCGGCATCTGGACGCCGGACAAGGGTCAGTACGTGAAGGCCTTCGGCGTCGCCGACAAGGAGACCGGCAGGGAGATGACGCCGGACCTGTACATGCGGATCGGCAGCGAGACCAAGACGTTCACCGTCACGGCGCTGCTGGAACTCGTCGACCAGGGGAAGATCGGCCTCGACGACACCATAGGCACGTACATCGACGGCGTGCCGAACGGCGACGAGATCACCCTGCGTCAGCTGGCCGGCATGCGCAGCGGGCTGTTCAACTACTCGGCGGACGAGGACTTCTTCAAGGCGCTGACCTCCGACCCGACGCGGCCCTTCACCCCGCAGCAGCTGCTCGACTACTCCTTCAAGCACCCGGTGCTGTTCCCGCCCGGCAAGGAGTTCTACTACTGCAACACCAACCTGATCCTGCTCGGCCTGGTCGTCGAGAAGATCAGCGGTCAGCCGCTCGGGAAGTACATCCAGCAGCACATCCTCGACCGGGCCGGCATGGAGCACACCCTCTTCCCGACCGGCGCGGAGTTCCCCGAGCCGCACTCCCAGGGCTACACGAACCAGACCGCCACCGGGAAGGTCGAGGACTCGGCCGACTGGAACCCCTCCTGGGGCTGGGCGGCCGGCGCGATGATCTCGCGGCTGCAGGACCTGCGGATCTGGGCGCGCACGGTGGCCACGGGCGTCCTGCCCGACGGTGACACCCTGATCAGCCCCGACACCCAGAAGCAGCGGCTGATCACACCGCCGACCACGATCCCGGGCGCCGGATACGGTCTGGGCATCTTCAACGTGCAGGGCTGGATCGGCCACAACGGCTCCCTGCCGGGCTACGAGTCCCTGACGATCTATCTGCCGTCGGCGCGGGCGACCCTCGTCGTCGTGCTGAACACCGACATCGACTACAAGAACCAGGAACCGAGCACCGTGTTCGGCGACGCGATCACGAAGATCATCTCCCCGGACCACGTCTTCAACCTGCCGGCGGAACCGACGGCGCGGTGA
- a CDS encoding GntR family transcriptional regulator, with translation MPKEARPSTGEQAKQHALAQLRQAILHGEMAPAQRLVENELAEQFGVTRASIRAALIDLESQGLVERIRNRGSRVRVVTVDEAVAITECRMVLEGLCAAKAAVAASDEQLLQLTDLGTAMSKAVADGEPVTYSDLNHELHVRIREFSDQRTAQELLERLNAQLVRHRFQLALRPGRPQQSLNEHLTMIEAIRARDPQAAETAVRAHLTSVIEALRD, from the coding sequence ATGCCGAAAGAAGCCCGTCCGAGCACCGGAGAGCAGGCCAAGCAGCATGCGCTCGCGCAGCTGCGGCAGGCGATCCTGCACGGCGAGATGGCCCCGGCGCAGCGGCTGGTGGAGAACGAGCTCGCCGAGCAGTTCGGTGTGACACGGGCCAGCATCCGTGCGGCGCTCATCGATCTGGAGTCCCAGGGACTCGTGGAGCGGATCCGCAACCGCGGCTCGCGGGTGCGGGTGGTGACCGTGGACGAAGCGGTGGCCATCACCGAGTGCCGCATGGTCCTCGAAGGGCTGTGCGCGGCGAAGGCGGCCGTCGCCGCAAGCGACGAGCAGCTGCTCCAGCTGACCGACCTCGGCACGGCGATGAGCAAGGCCGTCGCCGACGGCGAGCCGGTCACCTACTCCGACCTCAACCACGAACTGCACGTCCGCATCCGGGAGTTCTCCGACCAGCGGACCGCGCAGGAGCTGTTGGAGCGGCTCAACGCCCAACTGGTGCGCCACCGCTTCCAGTTGGCGCTGCGGCCGGGGCGGCCGCAGCAATCCCTGAACGAGCACCTGACCATGATCGAAGCGATCAGGGCCAGGGACCCGCAGGCGGCCGAGACGGCCGTCCGCGCCCACCTCACCAGTGTGATCGAGGCGCTGCGCGACTGA
- a CDS encoding phytanoyl-CoA dioxygenase family protein, with amino-acid sequence MSFTPVQSHAAWLSEQDCDLDAFRPLVERTTHLADYPHAASVEGNVLVYDSERLRAVEAAGAGRAVRAELVRAFADGPGIVVLRGAFPDPAVVDRATAVFDALIAEQHASGHSAGDHFARPGANDRVWNALEKAALYDPEAFADYYANDMLALVSRAWLGPGYQITSQVNVVNPGGTAQSVHRDYHLGFLSNETAAAYPAHVHRLSPVLTLQGAVAHCDMPVESGPTLYLPYSQTYEPGYLAWRLPEFQAYFEKHHVQLPLRKGDAAFFNPAVFHAAGSNRTADVRRTANLLQVSSAFGRAMESVDREAVANAVFPVLLARRAQGVGEEWLEHVVAASAEGYPFPTNLDRDPPVEGLAPPSQADVVRQALREGWTPQALREELRAGAERRAT; translated from the coding sequence ATGTCCTTCACCCCCGTCCAGAGCCATGCCGCATGGCTGAGCGAACAGGACTGCGACCTCGACGCCTTCCGCCCCCTCGTCGAGCGCACCACGCACCTCGCCGACTACCCGCACGCCGCGTCGGTCGAGGGCAACGTCCTCGTCTACGACAGCGAGCGACTGCGCGCCGTCGAAGCCGCCGGAGCCGGCCGCGCGGTACGGGCCGAACTGGTGCGCGCCTTCGCCGACGGGCCCGGGATCGTGGTCCTGCGCGGCGCGTTCCCCGACCCGGCGGTCGTCGACCGGGCCACCGCCGTCTTCGACGCGCTGATCGCCGAGCAGCACGCCTCGGGCCACAGCGCCGGCGACCACTTCGCCCGCCCGGGCGCCAACGACCGCGTCTGGAACGCCCTGGAGAAGGCGGCCCTGTACGACCCGGAGGCGTTCGCCGACTACTACGCCAACGACATGCTGGCCCTGGTCTCCCGCGCCTGGCTGGGCCCCGGCTACCAGATCACCTCGCAGGTCAACGTGGTCAACCCGGGCGGTACGGCGCAGAGCGTGCACCGTGACTACCACCTCGGCTTCCTCTCCAACGAGACGGCCGCCGCCTACCCGGCGCACGTGCACCGGCTCTCCCCCGTGCTCACTCTCCAGGGCGCGGTCGCGCACTGCGACATGCCGGTGGAGTCCGGCCCCACGCTGTATCTGCCGTACTCGCAGACGTACGAGCCCGGGTATCTGGCGTGGCGGCTCCCCGAGTTCCAGGCGTACTTCGAGAAGCACCACGTCCAGCTGCCGCTGCGCAAGGGCGACGCCGCCTTCTTCAACCCGGCCGTCTTCCACGCCGCGGGCTCCAACCGCACCGCCGACGTGCGCCGTACGGCCAATCTGCTCCAGGTGTCCTCGGCGTTCGGGCGGGCCATGGAGAGCGTGGACCGGGAGGCGGTGGCGAACGCCGTCTTCCCCGTGCTGCTGGCCCGCCGGGCGCAGGGCGTGGGCGAGGAGTGGCTGGAGCACGTCGTCGCCGCGAGCGCCGAGGGCTATCCGTTCCCCACCAACCTCGACCGGGATCCGCCGGTCGAGGGTCTGGCTCCGCCCTCCCAGGCGGACGTCGTACGACAGGCGCTGCGCGAGGGCTGGACCCCGCAGGCGCTCCGCGAAGAGCTGCGGGCCGGCGCCGAACGCCGCGCCACCTGA
- a CDS encoding PIG-L deacetylase family protein: MTQANAPAVPPRSTLVVTAHAGDFVWRAGGAIALAASRGEKVTIACLTFGERGESAKAWREGRKLEEIKAIRRDEAERAAATLGAEVRFFDAGDYPLVATAELTDRLVAVYRDTQPDVVLTHPAEDPYNGDHPAASRMALEARVLAQAIGYPGEGEIIGAPPVFYFEPHQPEMSGFKPEVLLDITEVWAAKRTAMECLGAQQHLWDYYTDLAVRRGVQLKRNAGPNLGLAHKTMAEAYMRPYPQIAKELA; the protein is encoded by the coding sequence ATGACCCAGGCCAACGCGCCCGCCGTCCCACCCCGATCGACCCTCGTCGTCACCGCGCACGCCGGGGACTTCGTGTGGCGGGCGGGCGGCGCCATCGCCCTGGCCGCCTCGCGCGGGGAGAAGGTCACCATCGCCTGTCTGACCTTCGGCGAGCGCGGCGAGTCCGCCAAGGCGTGGCGTGAGGGCAGGAAGCTCGAGGAGATCAAGGCGATCCGCCGGGACGAGGCCGAGCGCGCCGCCGCGACCCTGGGCGCCGAGGTCCGCTTCTTCGACGCCGGCGACTACCCGCTGGTGGCCACCGCCGAGCTGACCGACCGGCTCGTCGCCGTCTACCGCGACACGCAGCCGGACGTCGTCCTCACCCACCCCGCCGAGGACCCGTACAACGGCGACCACCCGGCCGCGAGCCGGATGGCCCTGGAGGCCCGTGTCCTCGCCCAGGCCATCGGCTACCCGGGCGAGGGCGAGATCATCGGCGCGCCGCCCGTCTTCTACTTCGAGCCGCACCAGCCCGAGATGAGCGGCTTCAAGCCCGAGGTCCTGCTCGACATCACCGAGGTGTGGGCCGCCAAGCGCACGGCCATGGAGTGCCTCGGCGCCCAGCAGCACCTGTGGGACTACTACACCGACCTCGCCGTCCGCCGGGGCGTCCAGCTCAAGCGCAACGCCGGCCCCAACCTGGGCCTGGCGCACAAGACCATGGCCGAGGCGTACATGCGCCCCTACCCGCAGATCGCGAAGGAGCTGGCATAG
- a CDS encoding Gfo/Idh/MocA family oxidoreductase, producing the protein MRIGILGLGRIGAFHAETLSGLDVVESLVVADPFAEAAKNAAERFGAEVADSPEAVLAAGVDGIVVAAATDAHPALILAAVEAGVPVFCEKPVAKTMSEGVEVLKAVQGSAVPIQIGYNRRFDAGFVAARAAVHSGELGKLHTVRSTTLDPAPPPAAYIAASGGIFRDCSVHDFDIIRWVTGREVTEVYAVGGNRGADFIKEAGDADTTGAILTLDDGTIAVVSNSRHNARGYDVRMEIHGFTDSIAVGLEDKLPLRSVEPGVTFPAGVPHDFFMDRFTAAYRAELTAFTEVVSGARPSPCTIEDALEAGWIAEACTLSLHEHRPVTIAEVRASS; encoded by the coding sequence ATGCGCATCGGAATCCTCGGCCTCGGCCGCATCGGCGCCTTCCACGCCGAGACCCTCTCCGGACTCGACGTCGTCGAGTCGCTCGTCGTGGCCGACCCGTTCGCGGAGGCCGCCAAGAACGCCGCCGAGCGGTTCGGCGCCGAGGTCGCCGACTCCCCCGAGGCCGTGCTGGCGGCCGGCGTGGACGGCATCGTCGTGGCGGCCGCGACCGACGCCCACCCCGCGCTGATCCTGGCCGCGGTCGAGGCGGGCGTGCCCGTCTTCTGCGAGAAGCCCGTCGCCAAGACCATGAGCGAGGGCGTCGAGGTCCTCAAGGCCGTCCAGGGCAGCGCCGTCCCCATCCAGATCGGCTACAACCGCCGCTTCGACGCCGGCTTCGTCGCCGCGCGCGCCGCCGTGCACTCCGGCGAGCTGGGCAAGCTGCACACCGTACGGTCGACCACCCTGGACCCGGCGCCGCCGCCGGCCGCGTACATCGCCGCCTCCGGGGGCATCTTCCGGGACTGCTCCGTGCACGACTTCGACATCATCCGCTGGGTGACGGGCCGCGAGGTCACCGAGGTGTACGCGGTCGGCGGCAACCGGGGCGCGGACTTCATCAAGGAGGCGGGCGACGCCGACACCACCGGCGCGATCCTCACCCTCGACGACGGCACCATCGCGGTGGTCTCCAACTCCCGCCACAACGCCCGTGGTTACGACGTCCGCATGGAGATCCACGGCTTCACCGACTCCATCGCCGTGGGCCTGGAGGACAAGCTGCCGCTGCGCTCGGTGGAGCCCGGCGTCACCTTCCCCGCCGGCGTCCCGCACGACTTCTTCATGGACCGGTTCACGGCCGCCTACCGCGCCGAGCTCACCGCGTTCACCGAGGTCGTGTCCGGCGCCCGCCCGTCGCCCTGCACGATCGAGGACGCCCTGGAGGCGGGCTGGATCGCGGAGGCGTGCACGCTGTCGCTGCACGAGCACCGGCCGGTGACGATCGCGGAGGTGCGGGCGTCTTCCTGA
- a CDS encoding Gfo/Idh/MocA family protein, with protein MVDVDAHAEGDAFGVAVVGFGWMGRVHTQAYARVRHHYPQLALRPELVTVAEDVPGRAEEAAAQFGFAATARDWREVAADPRVRAVSITAPNFLHREIGVAMAEAGKHIWIEKPVGLTAADARAVADAVAQAGVQGAVGFNYRNAPAVEAARALIASGELGTVTHVRVRLFSDYAAHPDGALTWRYERERGGSGVLGDLASHGVDLARFLLGDIASLTADTAIFLPERARPTGATAGHTLATGGELGPVENEDYVNCLLRFASGARGVLEACRVSVGEQNNYGFEVHGTRGAVFWDFRRMNELGVSRGTTYQDQPVSTVYVGPGDGEFAAFQPGAANAMGYDDLKVVEAYRFLRSIAEGTPYGATLADAVHSATVLEAMARSAQSGSWVDVNP; from the coding sequence ATGGTGGATGTGGATGCGCATGCCGAGGGGGACGCGTTCGGTGTCGCCGTCGTCGGATTCGGCTGGATGGGCCGGGTGCACACCCAGGCGTACGCCCGCGTCCGGCACCACTATCCGCAGCTGGCCCTGCGCCCGGAGCTGGTGACGGTCGCCGAGGACGTGCCCGGCCGGGCCGAGGAGGCCGCGGCGCAGTTCGGGTTCGCGGCCACCGCCCGGGACTGGCGCGAGGTGGCCGCCGATCCGCGCGTGCGGGCCGTCAGCATCACCGCGCCGAACTTCCTGCACCGCGAGATCGGCGTCGCGATGGCCGAGGCCGGAAAGCACATCTGGATCGAGAAGCCGGTGGGCCTGACGGCGGCGGACGCGCGCGCGGTGGCCGACGCGGTCGCGCAGGCCGGCGTCCAGGGCGCGGTCGGTTTCAACTACCGCAACGCGCCCGCCGTGGAAGCCGCCCGCGCCCTGATCGCCTCCGGTGAGCTGGGCACGGTCACCCACGTGCGCGTCCGCCTGTTCAGCGACTACGCGGCCCATCCGGACGGCGCCCTGACCTGGCGCTACGAGCGGGAGCGCGGCGGCAGCGGGGTACTGGGCGACCTGGCCTCGCACGGCGTGGACCTGGCCCGTTTCCTGCTCGGCGACATCGCCTCCCTGACGGCCGACACGGCGATCTTCCTGCCCGAGCGGGCCCGGCCCACCGGCGCCACCGCGGGCCACACCCTGGCCACCGGCGGCGAGCTCGGCCCGGTCGAGAACGAGGACTACGTCAACTGTCTGCTGCGCTTCGCCTCCGGCGCGCGGGGCGTCCTGGAGGCGTGCCGGGTCTCGGTCGGCGAGCAGAACAACTACGGCTTCGAGGTGCACGGCACCCGGGGCGCGGTGTTCTGGGACTTCCGCCGGATGAACGAGCTGGGCGTCAGCCGCGGCACGACGTACCAGGACCAGCCCGTCAGCACGGTGTACGTCGGCCCGGGCGACGGCGAGTTCGCCGCCTTCCAGCCCGGCGCCGCGAACGCCATGGGCTACGACGACCTCAAGGTCGTGGAGGCGTACCGCTTTCTGCGGTCGATCGCCGAGGGCACGCCGTACGGGGCGACGCTCGCGGACGCGGTGCACAGCGCGACCGTGCTGGAGGCGATGGCGCGCTCCGCGCAGAGCGGTTCCTGGGTGGACGTGAACCCGTAG
- a CDS encoding LacI family DNA-binding transcriptional regulator, giving the protein MGHPFPIREIARQAGLSEATVDRVLNGRGGVRESTAQEVQRAIADLDRQRTQVRLVGRTFMVDIVMQAPERFTTAVRAALEAELPALHPAVLRSRFHFRETGPVQEQVRTLDLIARRGSQGVILKAPDVPEITAAVGRLVAAGIPVVTLVTDLPASARLAYVGTDNRAAGATAAYLMGQWLGDRPGNVLTSLSSGFFRNEEEREMGFRSVMRAQHPQRTLVEIAEGQGLDATQYDAVRAALARDPRIRAVYSIGGGNIATLRAFADLGRECAVFVAHDLDHDNTRLLREHRLSAVLHHDLRHDMREACHTVMRAHGALPPAGPTLPSATQVVTPYNLPPRATAG; this is encoded by the coding sequence GTGGGCCACCCCTTCCCGATCCGTGAGATCGCACGTCAGGCGGGTCTCAGCGAGGCCACCGTGGACCGGGTCCTCAACGGCAGGGGAGGGGTGCGCGAGTCCACCGCGCAGGAGGTGCAGCGGGCCATCGCCGACCTGGACCGGCAGCGCACCCAGGTCCGGCTCGTCGGCCGCACCTTCATGGTCGACATCGTGATGCAGGCGCCGGAGCGCTTCACCACCGCCGTCCGCGCCGCCCTGGAGGCCGAGCTGCCCGCCCTGCATCCGGCCGTGCTGCGCTCCCGCTTCCACTTCCGGGAGACCGGGCCGGTCCAGGAGCAGGTCAGGACGCTGGACCTGATAGCGCGGCGCGGCTCGCAGGGGGTGATCCTGAAGGCGCCCGACGTCCCCGAGATCACCGCCGCCGTGGGCCGCCTGGTGGCCGCCGGCATCCCGGTCGTCACCCTCGTCACCGACCTGCCCGCCAGCGCCCGCCTCGCCTATGTCGGCACCGACAACCGGGCCGCCGGCGCCACGGCCGCGTACCTCATGGGGCAGTGGCTCGGGGACCGTCCCGGCAATGTGCTCACCAGCCTCAGCAGCGGCTTCTTCCGCAACGAGGAGGAGCGCGAGATGGGCTTCCGCAGCGTGATGCGGGCCCAGCATCCGCAGCGCACGCTCGTCGAGATCGCCGAGGGCCAGGGCCTGGACGCCACCCAGTACGACGCCGTGCGGGCCGCGCTCGCCCGCGACCCGCGCATCCGCGCCGTCTACTCCATCGGCGGCGGCAACATCGCCACCCTGCGCGCCTTCGCCGACCTGGGCCGCGAGTGCGCGGTGTTCGTCGCGCACGACCTCGACCACGACAACACCCGGCTGCTGCGCGAGCACCGGCTGTCCGCCGTCCTCCACCACGACCTGCGGCACGACATGCGCGAGGCCTGCCACACGGTGATGCGGGCGCACGGCGCGCTGCCGCCCGCCGGGCCCACCCTGCCGTCGGCGACCCAGGTGGTCACCCCGTACAACCTGCCGCCGCGGGCGACGGCCGGCTGA
- a CDS encoding SDR family oxidoreductase gives MGLDDKVVLVNGGSQGVGAAIARAAVREGAVVAVTGRRAEPGDALVAELTAAGGKATFVRADLADAEQTKAAVAEVVAAYGRVDCLVNSAGLTSRGTLLDTTPELFDEHIAINLKAPFFAMQAVVADMVAREEPGTVVNIITSSAHGGQPFLAPYVAAKAGLIGLTRNAAHAHRFDRVRINGLNIGWTATEGEDATQKAFHGAGDDWREQAAARLPMGKLGQPDEIADFVVFLLSDRSGVVTGSVIDWDQNVLGGLD, from the coding sequence ATGGGACTCGACGACAAGGTCGTCCTCGTCAACGGCGGCAGCCAGGGCGTCGGCGCCGCGATCGCCCGGGCCGCGGTCCGTGAGGGCGCGGTCGTCGCCGTCACCGGGCGCCGGGCGGAACCGGGCGACGCGCTGGTGGCGGAGCTGACGGCGGCGGGCGGCAAGGCGACGTTCGTCCGCGCCGACCTCGCGGACGCCGAGCAGACGAAGGCGGCGGTCGCCGAGGTCGTGGCCGCGTACGGCCGGGTCGACTGCCTGGTGAACTCGGCGGGGCTGACCTCGCGCGGCACCCTGCTGGACACCACGCCCGAGCTGTTCGACGAGCACATCGCGATCAACCTCAAGGCGCCGTTCTTCGCGATGCAGGCGGTGGTCGCGGACATGGTGGCCCGGGAGGAGCCCGGGACGGTCGTCAACATCATCACCTCCTCGGCGCACGGCGGGCAGCCCTTCCTCGCCCCTTACGTGGCCGCCAAGGCCGGGCTGATCGGGCTGACCCGCAACGCGGCGCACGCCCACCGCTTCGACCGGGTCCGGATCAACGGCCTCAACATCGGCTGGACGGCGACCGAGGGCGAGGACGCCACGCAGAAGGCGTTCCACGGCGCCGGGGACGACTGGCGGGAGCAGGCGGCCGCACGGCTGCCGATGGGCAAGCTCGGCCAGCCGGACGAGATCGCCGACTTCGTGGTCTTCCTGCTGTCCGACCGGTCGGGCGTGGTCACCGGTTCGGTGATCGACTGGGACCAGAACGTCCTCGGCGGCCTCGACTGA
- a CDS encoding 4-carboxy-4-hydroxy-2-oxoadipate aldolase/oxaloacetate decarboxylase, protein MGGVIVTNPPKADAADVEALGGFGVATVSEAMGRTGLLSPQIRPVQQGVRMVGTAVTVLSWPGDNLMIHAAVEQCGEGDVLVVTTTSPSTDGMFGELFATALQQRGVRGLITNAGVRDTQELRDMDFPAWARAVSAQGTVKATGGSVNVPVAIDGQVIRPGDVILADDDGVVVVPRERARAAALASEAREAKEARTRAAFLDGELGLDRYGLRDTLKRLGVEYRTYEEHQGDEGRAGREGSEGRAGREGSEGRAGERS, encoded by the coding sequence ATGGGCGGAGTGATCGTCACCAACCCGCCGAAGGCGGACGCGGCCGACGTCGAGGCCCTGGGCGGCTTCGGCGTGGCCACCGTCAGCGAGGCGATGGGCCGAACCGGGCTGCTGAGCCCGCAGATCCGGCCCGTCCAGCAGGGCGTGCGGATGGTCGGCACCGCCGTCACCGTGCTCAGCTGGCCCGGCGACAACCTCATGATCCACGCGGCCGTGGAGCAGTGCGGCGAGGGCGACGTCCTGGTCGTCACCACCACCTCCCCGTCCACCGACGGCATGTTCGGCGAGCTGTTCGCCACAGCGCTGCAACAGCGCGGGGTGCGCGGCCTGATCACCAACGCCGGCGTCCGCGACACCCAGGAACTGCGGGACATGGACTTTCCCGCCTGGGCGCGGGCCGTCTCCGCGCAGGGCACGGTGAAGGCGACCGGCGGCTCGGTCAACGTGCCGGTCGCGATCGACGGCCAGGTGATCCGCCCCGGCGACGTGATCCTCGCCGACGACGACGGCGTCGTGGTCGTCCCGCGCGAGCGCGCCCGCGCCGCCGCCCTGGCGTCCGAGGCCCGCGAGGCCAAGGAGGCGAGGACCCGCGCCGCCTTCCTCGACGGCGAACTCGGCCTGGACCGCTACGGGTTGCGCGACACCCTCAAGCGACTGGGCGTGGAGTACCGGACGTACGAGGAGCACCAAGGAGACGAGGGGCGCGCGGGGCGCGAAGGGTCCGAGGGGCGCGCGGGGCGCGAAGGGTCCGAGGGTCGTGCGGGGGAGCGGTCGTGA
- a CDS encoding LacI family DNA-binding transcriptional regulator: protein MRPPTIRDVADRAGVSKSLVSLVLRGSEQVRAEKREAVLRAVRELGYRTNAAARSLSEQRTRTVGVLLNDLRNPWFVDLLDGLNPLLHDHGLHMLLADARLNRRTGQDPAGPLLDLRVDGLVVVGTLPDPAALGAVAARIPVVVAGAREPVPAGVDVVAGDDERGARLITEHLIGLGHRRIAHIAGYGAVGELRRRSFEATMRAHGLADGALVEPSDMTEEGGYRTTVRLLSRPARPTAVFAVNDIASVGALSAAEELGLRVPRDLSVTGYDNTSISRLRHVWLTTVDNAGHEVGRRAARCLLDRFDTPGLPGRVHLAAPALEIRGTTAAVTD from the coding sequence ATGAGACCGCCGACCATCCGTGACGTCGCCGACCGCGCCGGAGTGTCCAAGTCGCTGGTCTCCCTGGTGCTGCGCGGCTCCGAGCAGGTGCGCGCCGAGAAGCGGGAGGCCGTGCTGCGGGCCGTGCGCGAACTCGGCTACCGGACGAACGCAGCCGCGCGCAGCCTCAGCGAGCAGCGCACCCGCACGGTCGGCGTCCTCCTCAACGACCTGCGCAACCCCTGGTTCGTGGACCTCCTCGACGGCCTGAACCCGCTGCTGCACGACCACGGCCTGCACATGCTGCTGGCCGACGCCCGCCTCAACCGCCGCACCGGCCAGGACCCGGCCGGCCCCCTCCTGGACCTCCGGGTCGACGGCCTGGTCGTGGTCGGCACCCTGCCCGACCCGGCCGCGCTGGGCGCGGTCGCCGCCCGCATCCCGGTCGTCGTCGCGGGCGCCCGCGAGCCGGTCCCGGCCGGCGTCGACGTGGTCGCGGGCGACGACGAGCGGGGCGCGCGGCTGATCACCGAGCACCTCATCGGCCTCGGCCACCGCAGGATCGCGCACATCGCGGGCTACGGCGCGGTCGGCGAACTGCGCCGACGCAGCTTCGAGGCGACGATGCGGGCGCACGGGCTCGCCGACGGCGCCCTGGTGGAGCCCAGTGACATGACCGAGGAGGGCGGCTACCGCACCACCGTCCGGCTGCTCAGCCGCCCGGCGCGCCCCACCGCCGTGTTCGCCGTCAACGACATCGCCTCGGTCGGCGCGCTCTCGGCGGCCGAGGAACTGGGGCTGCGCGTCCCCCGGGACCTGTCCGTCACCGGCTACGACAACACGAGCATCTCCCGGCTGCGCCATGTCTGGCTCACCACCGTCGACAACGCCGGTCACGAGGTCGGCCGGCGCGCGGCCCGCTGCCTCCTCGACCGCTTCGACACGCCCGGCCTGCCGGGCCGCGTCCACCTCGCCGCGCCCGCGCTGGAGATCCGGGGCACCACGGCCGCCGTCACAGACTGA